In Nocardia asteroides, a single genomic region encodes these proteins:
- the nadA gene encoding quinolinate synthase NadA — MPALMEQVVDGPEGYEGVQAGPEWAAEVRRLAKARNATILAHNYQLPEIQDIADHVGDSLALSRLAAEVPEETIIFCGVHFMAETAKILSPEKTVLIPDQRAGCSLADSIKGDELRAWRAEFPDAVVVSYVNTTAEVKALTDICCTSSNAVDVVASIDPEREVLFLPDQFLGAHVKRVTGRANMHIWAGECHVHAGINGDELAEQARTHPDAELFVHPECGCATSALYLAGEGSFPADRVHILSTGGMIEQAKAAKSSQVLVATEIGMLHQLRKAAPGIDFQAVNDRASCRYMKMITPAALLRCLVEGADEVHVDAEVAALGRGSVQRMIAIGNPGGGE, encoded by the coding sequence ATGCCAGCACTGATGGAACAGGTCGTGGACGGGCCCGAGGGGTACGAGGGCGTGCAGGCGGGGCCGGAGTGGGCCGCCGAGGTGCGGCGGCTGGCGAAGGCGCGCAACGCCACCATCCTGGCGCACAACTACCAGCTGCCGGAGATCCAGGACATCGCCGATCACGTCGGCGATTCGCTCGCGCTCTCCCGGCTGGCGGCGGAGGTGCCGGAGGAGACCATCATCTTCTGCGGCGTGCACTTCATGGCCGAGACCGCCAAGATCCTCAGCCCGGAGAAGACCGTGCTGATCCCGGATCAGCGCGCGGGCTGTTCGCTGGCCGACTCGATCAAGGGCGACGAGCTGCGCGCGTGGCGCGCCGAGTTCCCGGACGCCGTCGTCGTCTCCTACGTGAACACCACCGCCGAGGTGAAGGCGCTCACCGACATCTGCTGCACCTCGTCGAACGCGGTCGACGTGGTCGCCTCCATCGACCCGGAGCGCGAGGTGCTCTTCCTGCCGGACCAGTTCCTCGGCGCGCACGTCAAGCGGGTCACCGGCCGGGCGAACATGCACATCTGGGCCGGGGAGTGCCACGTGCACGCCGGCATCAACGGCGACGAGCTCGCCGAGCAGGCGCGCACGCACCCCGACGCCGAGCTGTTCGTGCACCCGGAGTGCGGCTGCGCGACGTCGGCGCTGTACCTCGCGGGCGAGGGATCGTTCCCGGCCGACCGGGTGCACATCCTCTCCACCGGCGGGATGATCGAGCAGGCGAAGGCGGCGAAGTCGTCGCAGGTGCTGGTCGCGACCGAGATCGGCATGCTGCACCAGCTGCGCAAGGCCGCGCCCGGCATCGACTTCCAGGCCGTGAACGACCGCGCCTCCTGCCGCTACATGAAGATGATCACCCCGGCCGCGCTGCTGCGCTGCCTGGTCGAGGGCGCCGACGAGGTGCACGTCGACGCCGAGGTGGCCGCGCTCGGCCGCGGCTCGGTGCAGCGCATGATCGCGATCGGCAACCCCGGCGGCGGGGAGTGA
- a CDS encoding L-aspartate oxidase: protein MTGFVPRTVPVAVDWEAAADLVVIGGGVAGLTAARTASLRGLRVLTLSKGGPADTATQYAQGGIAVVAPEGDSVDAHVRDTVAAGAGLCDAAAVRSIVAGGQVAVAALTDLGAVFDLGRDGRVARTREGGHSIRRIIHAGGDATGAEVQRALRAAGLPVLFGAAAGEVLLGADGVRGVLVISERGTGVVHAPAVLLATGGLGQLYALSTNPDGATADGVALALRAGAAVADLEFVQFHPTVLYTPGGLGRRPLISEAVRGEGGVLVDLAGRSVTAGVHPRGDLAPRDVVSLAIAARMRETGADHVLLDATGIAGFAARFPTITASCLAAGIDPRTDPIPVAPAAHYQCGGVVTDTEGRTGVPGLYAAGEVARTGLHGANRLASNSLLEGLVVGERAGAAAVERRGAAAEVTEVGRGAAEVAPRAAVQRLATAHASVVRDADGLDRARRRLAELSRPVAPDDRHPSGVDAAAARRITAVEDAALTLTAKALLAAAALRTESRGCHTRSDHPGTVAAQAHSTRFVLGPDGTPVPAGAADPAVPTAS, encoded by the coding sequence GTGACCGGGTTCGTCCCGCGCACGGTTCCGGTCGCCGTCGACTGGGAGGCCGCCGCCGATCTGGTGGTGATCGGCGGCGGCGTCGCCGGGCTCACCGCGGCCCGCACCGCCTCGCTGCGCGGGCTGCGGGTGCTGACGCTGAGCAAGGGCGGCCCCGCCGACACCGCCACCCAGTACGCGCAGGGCGGCATCGCGGTGGTCGCGCCGGAGGGCGACTCGGTCGACGCGCACGTGCGGGACACCGTCGCGGCGGGCGCCGGGCTCTGCGACGCCGCGGCGGTGCGCTCGATCGTGGCCGGTGGGCAGGTTGCCGTCGCGGCGCTCACCGACCTCGGCGCCGTCTTCGACCTGGGCCGGGACGGCCGGGTGGCGCGCACCAGGGAGGGCGGGCACAGCATCCGCCGGATCATCCACGCGGGCGGCGACGCCACCGGCGCCGAGGTGCAGCGGGCGCTGCGCGCCGCCGGGCTGCCGGTGCTCTTCGGCGCGGCGGCGGGCGAGGTCCTGCTCGGTGCCGACGGGGTGCGCGGCGTGCTGGTGATCTCCGAGCGCGGCACCGGCGTGGTGCACGCGCCCGCGGTGCTGCTCGCCACCGGCGGGCTCGGGCAGCTGTACGCGCTGAGTACGAACCCGGACGGCGCCACCGCCGACGGGGTCGCGCTGGCGCTGCGGGCCGGGGCGGCCGTCGCCGACCTGGAGTTCGTGCAGTTCCACCCGACCGTGCTCTACACCCCCGGCGGGCTCGGGCGCAGGCCGCTGATCAGCGAGGCGGTCCGGGGCGAGGGTGGCGTGCTCGTCGACCTCGCGGGGCGCTCGGTGACCGCGGGGGTGCACCCGCGCGGGGACCTGGCGCCGCGCGACGTGGTCTCGCTGGCCATCGCCGCGCGGATGCGCGAGACCGGCGCCGACCACGTCCTGCTCGACGCCACCGGCATCGCCGGGTTCGCCGCGCGGTTCCCGACCATCACCGCCTCCTGCCTGGCCGCCGGGATCGACCCGCGCACCGACCCGATCCCGGTCGCGCCGGCCGCGCACTACCAGTGCGGCGGGGTCGTCACCGACACCGAGGGCCGGACCGGGGTTCCCGGGCTGTACGCGGCGGGCGAGGTGGCGCGCACCGGGCTGCACGGCGCCAACCGGCTGGCCTCGAACAGTCTGCTAGAGGGGCTGGTCGTCGGCGAGCGGGCCGGTGCGGCGGCGGTCGAGCGGCGCGGTGCCGCGGCCGAGGTGACCGAGGTCGGGCGGGGCGCCGCCGAGGTCGCGCCGCGCGCCGCCGTGCAGCGGCTGGCCACCGCGCACGCGTCGGTCGTCCGCGACGCCGACGGACTGGACCGGGCGCGGCGCCGGCTGGCCGAGCTGAGCCGTCCGGTGGCTCCGGACGACCGGCACCCGTCGGGCGTCGACGCCGCCGCGGCCCGCCGGATCACGGCGGTGGAGGACGCCGCGCTCACGCTGACCGCGAAGGCCCTGCTCGCCGCGGCCGCGCTGCGCACCGAGAGCCGCGGCTGCCACACCCGCTCCGACCACCCCGGCACCGTCGCGGCGCAGGCACACAGCACCCGCTTCGTGCTCGGCCCGGACGGCACGCCGGTCCCGGCCGGCGCCGCCGACCCGGCCGTCCCGACCGCCTCCTGA